The DNA window CACCCCCGCCACGACGGCGATGAGGCCGACGGCGCGGGTGGGGGCGAGCCCCATCACCAGCACGTTGCAGACCAGCAGCACCAGGATCTTGCTGCGGGGGTCGGCCTGGATGCGGGGAAGCGGGGAGCCCGTTCGCGAGCGCGGTCCGGGGGCGGCCAGGAGCGTGCCGGGGCGGCGGGTGGGGGCGGCGGACATGGCGGGCGCTGCGTTCGGTCTTCGCGGCGGTCGGGGCCCGCCGTTCAGGCGACGCCCGCGCGCTCGAAGTGCTTGTGGAGCACTTTCATCCCCAGCAGGGCGCAGCCGTAGGAGATAATGGCGACGACGACGGCCCAGCCGGCGATGACCGGAACGGTGACCAGCGAGCGGTAGCCGTCGGCGTACTCCTGGCCCATGGAGCGGCTGATGTCGGCGAAGTAGGCGTCGGAGGCCCAGATGATCGGCAGCAGCGGGCCGATGATCCACATGGAGAAGACGGCGAAGCCCAGGGCGTTGGTGAAGGTCCGGGTGTATCCGCCGCTGCGGGTGATGGCGTCGGCGGCCAGGCCCAGGGGCGTGGAGATGAGGGGGGTGATCCAGGCGTGGCCGGTGGCGATCATGAGCACGCCGATCACGAGGCCCATGACGGTGTAGGCGCCGAAGGCCCGGGTGCGGGCGATGTAGAGCATGCAGATAATGGCGCACACGACTATGCCCAGGGACCAGCCCGCGAACATCATGGCCGGGTGGAAGATGCCGAGCATGCCGGTGGCGAACAGGGCTATGAAGTACAGGGCCGTGAAGACTCCCGCATTAATGAGGTTGCGCGGCGAGGTCATGCGCGCCGCGCGGGCGGTGCTGGTGGTCGTCACAGGGGCCCCTCTCGTCGTCGACACCGTGAACTTCGGTAAGGCATACCTGAATTACTTATCTCATTCCCGTCGCGCCCCGCAAGCCCGGTCCCGCAAGCCCGGTCCGGCCGGCGGCGGCCCCCCGCGGCCGGGCCGCCCCGCCCGTAGCCCACCTCACAGCCGGACCCGGCGGCCCCTGCCGGCCGCGCCGTCGGCCCGTGACAGAATCGGGCCCATGTCTGGATCCTCCGCCGAGCGCTCCCCCCGCTTCCAGCCCTCCGAGCTCCACAGCCCCCGCGTGCCCGCCAGGGTGAGCATCGACGGCCTGGAGACCGTCTGGGGAGGGCGCTGGGAGGCCGAGGGGACCTACGCCTTCGACCGCGGCGCGCAGCGCGCGGAGGTCTTCTCCATCGACACCCCCCCGCCCACGGTCTCCGGCTCCCTGCACGTGGGGCACGTCTTCTCCTACACCCACACCGACACCGTGGCCCGCTTCCAGCGCATGCGCGGCAAGGCGGTGTTCTACCCCATGGGCTGGGACGACAACGGCCTGCCCACCGAGCGGCGGGTGCAGAACTACTTCGGGGTGCGCTGCGACCCCTCCCTGCCCTACGACCCGGACTTCACCCCGCCGCACACCGGCGGCGAGGGCAAGTCGATCAAGGCCCGCGACCAGGTGCCGGTGTCGCGGCGCAACTTCGTCGAGCTGTGCGAGCGCCTCACGGTCGAGGACGAGAAGCAGTTCGAGGCCCTGTGGCGCCGGCTCGGCCTGAGTGTGGACTGGTCGCACACCTACCAGACCATCGGCGAGCGGGCCCGCAAGGTGGCTCAGACCGCCTTCCTGCGCAACCTCGAGCGCGGCGAGGCCTACCAGGCGGCGGCCCCCGGCCTGTGGGACGTCACCTTCGGCACGGCGGTGGCCCAGGCCGAGCTGGAGTCGCGCGAATACCCCGGCTTCTACCACCGCCTGGCCTTCCACATCGTGGATGAGGCGGCCGCCGCCAGGGCCGCGGCCGCCGGCGCCCCGGTGGAGAACGGCGTCGACGTGTGCGTCGAGACCACCCGCCCCGAGCTGCTGGCCGCCTGCGTGGCCCTGGTGGCCCACCCCGACGACGAGCGCTACCGGCCACTGTTCGGCACCACGGTGGCCTCCCCCGTCTTCGGCGTGGAGGTGCCGGTCCTGGCCCACCCGGCCGCCGAGAGGGACAAGGGCGCGGGCATCGCCATGTGCTGCACCTTCGGCGACACCACCGACATCGACTGGTGGCGCGACCTGGGGCTGCCGCTGCGCGCGATCCTGCGCAGGGACGGGCGCATTGAGACCGAGACGCCCGAGTGGATCACCTCCGAGGCCGGCCGCGAGATGTACGCGGCCATGGCCGGCAAGACCGCCTTCTCCGCCCGCCAGGTCCTGGTGGAGCGCCTGGCGCACACCGGCGAGATGCGCGGCGAGCCCACGAAGACGGTGCGTCAGACGAACTTCTTCGAGAAGGGCGACAAGCCCCTGGAGATCGTCACCTCCCGCCAGTGGTACATCCGCAACGGCGGCAAGGAGTGGACCAACCCGGCCTCCGGCGCCGATCTGCGCGCCGAGCTGCTGGAGCGCGGGCGCCAGCTGGACTTCCACCCCGACTTCATGCGGGTGCGCTACGACAACTGGGTGCGGGGCCTGAAGGGCGACTGGCTGGTGTCGCGCCAGCGCTTCTTCGGCGTGCCCTTCCCGCTGTGGTACAGGGTCGGGGCCGACGGCGAGGTCGACTACGACGCGATCCTGACCCCGGACGAGTCCGAACTGCCGGTGGACCCCTCCTCCGACGTCCCGGCCGGCTACACCCAGGACCAGCGCGGCGTCCCCGGCGGCTTCGTCGGCGAGCTCGACATTATGGACACCTGGGCCACCTCCTCCCTGTCTCCCCAGCTGGCCTCGGGCTGGCTGACCGATGAGGACCTCTTCGGCCGGGTCTACCCCATGGACCTGCGCCCCCAGGGCCAGGACATTATCCGCACCTGGCTGTTCTCCTCCGTGGTGCGCGCCGACCTGGAGTTCGGGGCCCTGCCGTGGACGAATGCCGGCCTGTCGGGCTGGATTCTGGACTCCGACCACAAGAAGATGAGCAAGTCCAGGGGCAATGTGGTCACGCCCATGGGCCTGCTGGAGCAGTACGGCTCCGACGCCGTGCGCTACTGGGCGGCCTCGGCCCGCCTGGGCCTGGACGCCGCCTTCGAGGAGGCCCAGATCAAGGTCGGCCGCCGCCTGGCCATTAAGATCCTCAACGCCTCCAAGTTCGCCCTGTCCATGGGGATCGCCTGGGACGCCGACGAGGCCGCCGTCGCCGCCGCCCCGGCGCCCTGCCTGGACCCCGCCGCGGTCGTCGAGCCGATCGACCGGGCAGTCCTGGCCGCACTGGCCGACGTCGTCGACACCGCCACCGCCGCCTTCGAGGAGTTCGGGCACGCCCGCGCCCTGGAGACCGCCGAGTCCTTCTTCTGGACCTTCTGCGACGACTACATCGAACTGGTCAAGGACCGGGCCAACGACTTCGACGGCTCCCACGACGCCGCCTCGGTCCGCTCGGCGCGGGCGGCCCTGGCGATCGCGGTGGACACCTTCGTGCGCCTGTTCGCCCCCTTCCTGCCCTTCGTCACCGAGGAGGTGTGGAGCTGGTACCGCACCGGCTCGGTCCACCGGGCCGCCTGGCCGCAGGCCGAGGGGCTGCGCCAGGCCGCGGCGGGCGCCGACGCCGACCTGGTCGAGCGCGCCGGAGCGGTCCTGGCGGCCCTGCGCAAGGTCAAGTCCGAGGCCAAGACCAGCCAGAAGACGCCGATCCTCTCGGTGACGCTGGCCGTGTCCCCCCAGATCGCGTCCGCCGTCGAGGCCGTGCGCGCGGACCTGACCGAGGCCGCCAAGGCGACCGGGGCCTTCGAGGTCTCGACGTCGAGGGGCGACGACGGCGCCGGGCCTGTGTCCGTCACCGCCGTCGAACTGGGCCAGGCCCCGGCCAAGACCCCCCGCAGGTGACGGTCCCGGCGCCGGCCGGGCACAATGCCGCCATGACGAACCCGCCCGACTCCCCCTCCCCCGTCGCCCCCGCCGGAAGCGGCGCCCTGGAGTGGCACGCCCCCACCCTCGTGCGCATTAACGAGAAGACCACCGTGCCCGCCCTGCTGCGCGAGCGGGTCTCCCGTTCGGCCAACCGCGCGCTCATCGCCCGCAAGCAGGAGATGGGCGAGGTGTGGCGCACGATCACCGCCCGCGAGTTCTCCGAGGAGGTCGACGCCGTCGCCTGCGGGCTCATCGGCCTGGGACTGGAGCCCGGTGCGCGCGTCGCCATTATGTCGCGCACCCGCTACGAGTGGACGCTGCTGGACTTCGCCTGCTGGACCGCCGCCCTGGTCCCGGTGCCCATCTACGAGACGAGCTCGTCGGAGCAGATCGCCCACGTGCTCACCGACGCCGACGTGAGCCTCGTCGTCGCCGAGACGATCACCATGGCCGAGCTCGCCCGCGCGGCCGCCGCCGCCGCGGGCCGGGAGGGCACCCCGGTGCTGTCCCTGGACACCGAGGCCATCCGCACCATCACCGAGGCCGGCGCCTCCGTCCCGCCCCAGGCCCTGGCCGAGCGCGCCGAGGATCTGACGACCTCCTCGCTCGCCACCATCGTCTACACCTCGGGGACCACCGGCACCCCCAAGGGAACCGTCCTGTCCCACGGCAATTTCACCGAACTGTGCGTCAACGCGCACCGGTGGATGCCGGAGATCGCCATGGGGACCGACTCGCGCCTGCTGCTCTTCCTGCCGCTGGCCCACGTCTTCGCGCGCTTCCTGGAGGTCTTCCAGATCACCGGGGCGGGCGTCATCGGCCACACCCCCGACACCAAGAACCTCCTGTCCGACCTGGCCTCCTTCCGCCCCTCCTACCTGCTGGTGGTGCCGCGGGTCCTGGAGAAGATCTACAACTCCGCCGACGCCAGGGCCGGGTCGGGCGGCGCCCGCAGGGTGTTCCGCTGGGCGGCCAAGACCGCCGTCGACTACTCCCGGGCCCTGGACACCCCGGAGGGGCCGTCCCGCTCACTGCGGGCGCAGCGGGCCGTGGCCGACCGCCTCGTCTTCCGCCGCATCCGCACCCTCGTGGGCGGCAACGCCGACTGGATCATCTCCGGCGGGGCGCCGCTGTCCCAGCGCCTGGCCCACTTCTATCGGGGGCTGGGCATCCCCGTCCTGGAGGGCTACGGCCTGACCGAGACTGTGGGCCCGGTCTCGGTCAACACGCCCCGACTGAGCAAGATCGGCACCGTGGGCCCGCCCCTGCCGCCCGTGGCTGTGCGCGTGTCCGAGGACGGGGAGATCCTCGTCAAGGGCCCCTCGGTGTTCCAGGGCTACCACAACGACCCCGCGGCCACGGCGGCGGCCTTCACGCCCGACGGCTGGTTCCGCACCGGCGACCTGGGCTCCCTGGACCGGGACGGATACGTGAGCATCACGGGGCGGGCCAAGGAGATCATTGTGACGGCCGGCGGTAAGAACGTGGCCCCGGCCGGCCTGGAGGACCCCCTGCGCGGACACCCGCTCATCAGCCAGGTGGTCGTCGTCGGCGAGAAGCGCCCCTTCGTGGCCGCACTCATCACCCTCGACGCCGAAATGCTGCCCGGCTGGCTGCGCAACCACGGACTGCCCCCCATGACGGTGGCCGAGGCCGCCTCCGACCCGCACGTCCTGGCCGCCCTCGACCGGGCGGTGGAGCGGGCCAACCGGCACGTCTCACGGGCGGAGTCGATCCGCAAGATCGCGGTTCTCAGCGGGGACTTCACGGAGGCCAACGGCCTGCTCACGCCCTCGCTCAAGGTCAAGCGCGACGTGGCCATTGAGCGCTTCGCCGACCGCATCGACGAGATCTACGGCGGGCCGGTGCGCGCGTCCGACCCGGCGGGCGAGTGAGCCCCGCGGCGAGCCCGGCCCTGTGGGAGGTCACGATCGACGGGAATGACTTTCGCGGATTCCTCCAAGACGGAGTGTCGGATCTGTCGGTCGGTGCGGTCCGCCCGCCCCGGCCGACCTGACACAATGTCCCGGTGAGTCCACGATCCTCCTCAGAGCCCCTCGTGTCCATCGCCGGCAGGCCCTTCATGCTCGACGGCGCCGCGACCAGCAACCTCATCACCGAGCCGGATTCCTCCTGGACGGTCCCGTGGCTGCTCGCCGACCGCATCGACCGCGACCCGCAGTCCACGATCATCGAGCGCAAGTCGGCGCTGGGCAACTCCTGGGAGGCCGTCTCGGCCCGTGGCTTCGGCGAGGACGTCGCCCGCATCGCCTCCGGCCTCATGGGCCTGGGACTGGAGCAGGGCCAGGCCGTGAGCATTATGGCGCGCACCTCCTACGAGTGGACCCTGCTGGACATGGCCATCGCCCGCGCTGGCCTGGTGTCGGTACCCATCTACGAGACCGACTCGGCCGAGCAGATCGAGTGGATCCTCGCCGACGCGCAGGTCCGCCTGGTCATCACCGAGTCGGTGGCCCTGGCCCACGTCGTCCGCCAGGCCGTCGACGCCTTCCGCGCCGCCCACCCCCAGGGGCAGCAGGTGCGGGTCCTGTCCCTGGACCGCGACGCCTTGAGCACCGTCTCCGAGGCGGGCCGCGCGGTGACCCGCCAGGACCTGGACACGCGCTCGCAGGCCGTGAGCGGCGAGGACGTCTTCTCCATCATCTACACCTCCGGCACCACCGGCAGGCCCAAGGGCGTGGAGATCACCCACCTCATGGCGGCCGGCCTGGCCTGGAACGGGGTGCGCTGGATCCCCGACCTGCTCTTCACCGAGGACACGCGCCTGCTGCTGTTCCTGCCGCTGGCCCACTCCTACGCCCGGTGCCTGGAGCTGCTGGCCATCGCCGGCAAGGGCGTGCTCGGCCACACTCCCGACGTCGCCACCCTGCTGCCCGACCTCAAGGGCTTCGGCCCCTCCTACGTGCTGGCGGTGCCCCGCGTCCTGGAGAAGATCTACAACGCCGCGGACGCCAAGGCCGGGGGCGGCCTCAAGCTCAGGACCTTCCGCTGGGCCGCCAAGGTCGCCATCGAGTACTCGCGCGCCCTGGACACCGAGGCCGGCCCCTCCTTCCAGCTCAAGTCCGCCCACGCCCTGGCGGACCGGCTCGTCTACCGCAGCATCCGCGACCTGCTGGGCCCCAACGCCCGCTACGCGATCTCCGGCGGCGGGCCGCTGGGCGAGCGCCTGGGCCACTTCTACCGCGGCCTGGGCCTGATCATCCTCGAGGGCTACGGCCTGACCGAGACGCTCGGGCCCCTGAGCGTCAACCTCACCTGGGGCAACAAGATCGGCACCGTGGGCCCGCCCGTGTGCGGCGCCCGGGCCCGGGTGGGCGACGACGGCGAGATCGAGGTCAGCGGCATGAGCGTCTTCAGCCACTACCACAACAACCCTGACGCGGACGCGCAGTCCTTCACGCCGGACGGCTGGTTCCGCACCGGCGACATCGGGACGATCGACTCCGAGGGCTGGATCAGGATCACCGGCCGCAAGAAGGAGATCATTGTCACCGCGGGCGGCAAGAACGTCGCCCCCGCCATCCTGGAGGACCGGCTGCGCGGGCACCCGCTGGTGTCCCAGGTGGTCGTCATCGGCGACGGCGAGCCCTTCATCTCCGCGCTCATCACCCTGGACCGCGAGATGCTGCCCGGCTGGCTGCGCAACCACGGGCTGCCGGAGATGGACGTCGTCGAGGCCTCGACCGACCCGCGGGTCCTGGCGGCCCTCGACCGCGCGGTGGCGCGCACGAACCGGGCGGTCTCGCGCGCCGAGTCCATCCGCTCCTTCCGGGTGCTGACCACCGACTTCACCGAGGCCAACGGCCTGCTGACCCCCTCCCTGAAGGTCAAGCGCGGGGCGGTCATGAAGGCGCACGCCGACACCATCGCCGACATCTACGCCTCCAAGAAGAAGGGCCCCCAGGAGTAGGGCGGCCCCGATCCCGCCCCGCGGCCGGCGGGGCCGGGGACCGGGATGGCCCCTCAGCGCCCCCGGTCCTCCCGGACCGCGCCCTGGCGGATGGCCTCGTGGTGGCGGATGACCTCGGCGACGACGAAGGCGAAGAATTTCTCGGCGAAGACCGGGTCGAGGCCCGACTGCGCGGCCAGTTCGCGCAGCCGCGCCACCTGCCGCTCCTCGCGCTCCGGGTCCGACGGCGGCAGGTCGAGCTCGGCCTTGAGCTCGCCCACCCGCTGGGTGCACCGGAAACGCTCGGCGAGCAGGTGCACCAGGGCGGCGTCGAGATTGTCGATGGTGGCGCGGTAGGCGGCGAGCCGGGGCGGTACGGCGCCCGCCCCCGCCCCGTCGTCCGGCGCGCGGCGGGCCCCGGGCGCCGCGCCCGCCGCGCTCATGCGGTCCGGCTCCGCCCGCTCTTCATGGTCGCCGCCAGGGTCCCCGAGCCCGCCTCGTAGCGGGGCCGGCATCGCCCGCGCACGGCGTCGCCGTCGACGACGACGCGCCCGACCTCGGGCAGGGAGGGCACCTCGAACATGGCGTCCCCCAGCACCTCCTCGACAATGGAGGTCAGGCCGCGCGCGCCGGTCTTGCGCGTCAGGGCGAGCTCGGCCACGGCCTCAATGGCGTCGTTGGTCAGCTCCAGCTCCACGCCGTCGAGGCTGAAGAGGTACTGGTACTGCGAGACCAGGGCGTTCTTCGGCTCGGTCATCACCCGCATGAGCTCGGCCACACCCAGGTCCTGAACGGTGGCGATCACGGGCAGGCGGCCGATGAACTCGGGGATGAGGCCGAACTTGTGCAGGTCCTCGGGGCGGACCTGGGAGGCGAAGACGTCCTTCTTCTCCTCCGCCAGGACCCCGCCGAAGCCGAGCGTCTGCGCCCCGGACTCCTTGCGCTCGCGCTGGCGGACGATGTCCTCGATGCCGGCGAAGGCCCCGGCGGCGATGAACAGGATGTTGGTGGTGTCGATCTCCAGGAACTCCTGGTGGGGGTGCTTGCGCCCGCCCCCGGGCGGCACGGAGGCCGTGGTGCCCTCGATGATCTTGAGCAGGGCCTGCTGCACGCCCTCGCCGGATACGTCGCGGGTGATGGAGGGGTTCTCCGCCTTGCGGCCGATCTTGTCGATCTCGTCGATGTAGATGATGCCCTTCTCCGCCCGCTTGACGTCGCCGTCGGCCGCCTGGATGAGCTTGAGGAGGATGTTCTCCACGTCCTCGCCCACGTAGCCGGCCTCGGTCAGGGCGGTGGCGTCAACGATGGCGAAGGGCACGTCGAGCAGGCGGGCGAGCGTGCGGGCCAGGTGGGTCTTGCCCGTGCCCGTGGGCCCGAGCAGGAGGATGTTGGACTTGCCCAGCTCCAGGCCGTCGCCCTCGGCCACGGAGCGCTCGCGCACCTGGACGCGCTTGTAATGGTTGTAGACGGCCACGCTCATGGCGCGTTTGGCGCTCTCCTGGCCGATGACGTACTGGTTGAGGAAGTCGAAGATCTCCTGCGGCTTGGGTAGTTCGAGGGGCACGCCGGCGGCGGACTCCCCGAGCTCCTCGTCCACGATCTCATTGCACAGCTCTATGCACTCGTCGCAGATGTAGACACCGGGACCGGCAATGAGCTTCTTGACCTGCTTCTGACTCTTGCCGCAGAAGGAGCACTTGAGCAGGTCGACACTCTCAGCGCTGCGTGCCACCAGAATTCCTCCGTTTGATTGAGCGGGATGGGGGATGTGGGGATGAGGGATCCTCCCTTAGA is part of the Actinomyces sp. oral taxon 414 genome and encodes:
- a CDS encoding AMP-dependent synthetase/ligase, which translates into the protein MLDGAATSNLITEPDSSWTVPWLLADRIDRDPQSTIIERKSALGNSWEAVSARGFGEDVARIASGLMGLGLEQGQAVSIMARTSYEWTLLDMAIARAGLVSVPIYETDSAEQIEWILADAQVRLVITESVALAHVVRQAVDAFRAAHPQGQQVRVLSLDRDALSTVSEAGRAVTRQDLDTRSQAVSGEDVFSIIYTSGTTGRPKGVEITHLMAAGLAWNGVRWIPDLLFTEDTRLLLFLPLAHSYARCLELLAIAGKGVLGHTPDVATLLPDLKGFGPSYVLAVPRVLEKIYNAADAKAGGGLKLRTFRWAAKVAIEYSRALDTEAGPSFQLKSAHALADRLVYRSIRDLLGPNARYAISGGGPLGERLGHFYRGLGLIILEGYGLTETLGPLSVNLTWGNKIGTVGPPVCGARARVGDDGEIEVSGMSVFSHYHNNPDADAQSFTPDGWFRTGDIGTIDSEGWIRITGRKKEIIVTAGGKNVAPAILEDRLRGHPLVSQVVVIGDGEPFISALITLDREMLPGWLRNHGLPEMDVVEASTDPRVLAALDRAVARTNRAVSRAESIRSFRVLTTDFTEANGLLTPSLKVKRGAVMKAHADTIADIYASKKKGPQE
- the clpX gene encoding ATP-dependent Clp protease ATP-binding subunit ClpX, translating into MARSAESVDLLKCSFCGKSQKQVKKLIAGPGVYICDECIELCNEIVDEELGESAAGVPLELPKPQEIFDFLNQYVIGQESAKRAMSVAVYNHYKRVQVRERSVAEGDGLELGKSNILLLGPTGTGKTHLARTLARLLDVPFAIVDATALTEAGYVGEDVENILLKLIQAADGDVKRAEKGIIYIDEIDKIGRKAENPSITRDVSGEGVQQALLKIIEGTTASVPPGGGRKHPHQEFLEIDTTNILFIAAGAFAGIEDIVRQRERKESGAQTLGFGGVLAEEKKDVFASQVRPEDLHKFGLIPEFIGRLPVIATVQDLGVAELMRVMTEPKNALVSQYQYLFSLDGVELELTNDAIEAVAELALTRKTGARGLTSIVEEVLGDAMFEVPSLPEVGRVVVDGDAVRGRCRPRYEAGSGTLAATMKSGRSRTA
- the valS gene encoding valine--tRNA ligase, giving the protein MSGSSAERSPRFQPSELHSPRVPARVSIDGLETVWGGRWEAEGTYAFDRGAQRAEVFSIDTPPPTVSGSLHVGHVFSYTHTDTVARFQRMRGKAVFYPMGWDDNGLPTERRVQNYFGVRCDPSLPYDPDFTPPHTGGEGKSIKARDQVPVSRRNFVELCERLTVEDEKQFEALWRRLGLSVDWSHTYQTIGERARKVAQTAFLRNLERGEAYQAAAPGLWDVTFGTAVAQAELESREYPGFYHRLAFHIVDEAAAARAAAAGAPVENGVDVCVETTRPELLAACVALVAHPDDERYRPLFGTTVASPVFGVEVPVLAHPAAERDKGAGIAMCCTFGDTTDIDWWRDLGLPLRAILRRDGRIETETPEWITSEAGREMYAAMAGKTAFSARQVLVERLAHTGEMRGEPTKTVRQTNFFEKGDKPLEIVTSRQWYIRNGGKEWTNPASGADLRAELLERGRQLDFHPDFMRVRYDNWVRGLKGDWLVSRQRFFGVPFPLWYRVGADGEVDYDAILTPDESELPVDPSSDVPAGYTQDQRGVPGGFVGELDIMDTWATSSLSPQLASGWLTDEDLFGRVYPMDLRPQGQDIIRTWLFSSVVRADLEFGALPWTNAGLSGWILDSDHKKMSKSRGNVVTPMGLLEQYGSDAVRYWAASARLGLDAAFEEAQIKVGRRLAIKILNASKFALSMGIAWDADEAAVAAAPAPCLDPAAVVEPIDRAVLAALADVVDTATAAFEEFGHARALETAESFFWTFCDDYIELVKDRANDFDGSHDAASVRSARAALAIAVDTFVRLFAPFLPFVTEEVWSWYRTGSVHRAAWPQAEGLRQAAAGADADLVERAGAVLAALRKVKSEAKTSQKTPILSVTLAVSPQIASAVEAVRADLTEAAKATGAFEVSTSRGDDGAGPVSVTAVELGQAPAKTPRR
- a CDS encoding chorismate mutase — its product is MSAAGAAPGARRAPDDGAGAGAVPPRLAAYRATIDNLDAALVHLLAERFRCTQRVGELKAELDLPPSDPEREERQVARLRELAAQSGLDPVFAEKFFAFVVAEVIRHHEAIRQGAVREDRGR
- a CDS encoding AMP-dependent synthetase/ligase: MTNPPDSPSPVAPAGSGALEWHAPTLVRINEKTTVPALLRERVSRSANRALIARKQEMGEVWRTITAREFSEEVDAVACGLIGLGLEPGARVAIMSRTRYEWTLLDFACWTAALVPVPIYETSSSEQIAHVLTDADVSLVVAETITMAELARAAAAAAGREGTPVLSLDTEAIRTITEAGASVPPQALAERAEDLTTSSLATIVYTSGTTGTPKGTVLSHGNFTELCVNAHRWMPEIAMGTDSRLLLFLPLAHVFARFLEVFQITGAGVIGHTPDTKNLLSDLASFRPSYLLVVPRVLEKIYNSADARAGSGGARRVFRWAAKTAVDYSRALDTPEGPSRSLRAQRAVADRLVFRRIRTLVGGNADWIISGGAPLSQRLAHFYRGLGIPVLEGYGLTETVGPVSVNTPRLSKIGTVGPPLPPVAVRVSEDGEILVKGPSVFQGYHNDPAATAAAFTPDGWFRTGDLGSLDRDGYVSITGRAKEIIVTAGGKNVAPAGLEDPLRGHPLISQVVVVGEKRPFVAALITLDAEMLPGWLRNHGLPPMTVAEAASDPHVLAALDRAVERANRHVSRAESIRKIAVLSGDFTEANGLLTPSLKVKRDVAIERFADRIDEIYGGPVRASDPAGE
- a CDS encoding MptD family putative ECF transporter S component, whose amino-acid sequence is MTTTSTARAARMTSPRNLINAGVFTALYFIALFATGMLGIFHPAMMFAGWSLGIVVCAIICMLYIARTRAFGAYTVMGLVIGVLMIATGHAWITPLISTPLGLAADAITRSGGYTRTFTNALGFAVFSMWIIGPLLPIIWASDAYFADISRSMGQEYADGYRSLVTVPVIAGWAVVVAIISYGCALLGMKVLHKHFERAGVA